From Nitrospirota bacterium, a single genomic window includes:
- a CDS encoding aromatic ring-hydroxylating dioxygenase subunit alpha, with the protein MNSDLITEIKHSKNAPLFGFWYPACLSSDLAPDSLKGTVLLGLPILVCKTSKGAVAAMRDICPHRAMPLSFGKMKGDCVECAYHGWRFDQAGRCQGIPALVADSPIQAGKIGITTYACHERDGYVWVFIPDPQQPNQVVPEVPPLPLPSAPYRMIHISTLLDCTIDDGIVGLMDPAHGPFVHQSSWWRTQASMHEKAKAFEPIPNGFRMSPHAPSKNSGPYKLFNMLYGAPLTTTIDFVLPNQRFEFVQCGSLFVSTRATVTPITDQQCRIDFTAAWNCLGWLPFSKTIFRYFANVFMRQDREAMERQTVGLRYKPSLMLIDDADKPAKWYYKLKAAHLASVQTGQPLDHPLKERVTLRWKS; encoded by the coding sequence ATGAATAGCGATCTCATTACAGAAATTAAGCACTCCAAGAACGCGCCACTATTCGGCTTCTGGTATCCCGCTTGCCTCAGCAGCGACCTCGCTCCCGACAGTCTGAAAGGGACCGTCCTGCTGGGCCTCCCGATCCTTGTCTGCAAAACCTCAAAGGGGGCCGTCGCAGCCATGCGAGATATTTGCCCCCATCGCGCGATGCCGTTATCGTTTGGCAAAATGAAAGGCGACTGCGTCGAATGCGCCTACCATGGGTGGCGGTTCGATCAGGCCGGCCGTTGCCAGGGAATTCCTGCGCTGGTCGCAGACTCCCCCATTCAAGCCGGCAAAATCGGCATCACGACCTACGCCTGCCACGAGCGAGACGGCTACGTGTGGGTGTTCATTCCCGACCCTCAACAACCGAACCAGGTCGTGCCGGAGGTGCCGCCGCTGCCGCTCCCCTCGGCTCCCTATCGGATGATTCATATCTCGACGCTCTTGGATTGCACCATCGACGACGGCATCGTCGGCTTGATGGACCCGGCCCATGGCCCCTTCGTCCATCAAAGCTCCTGGTGGCGCACCCAAGCAAGCATGCACGAAAAGGCCAAGGCCTTCGAACCGATTCCCAACGGCTTCCGCATGTCGCCGCACGCCCCGTCCAAAAACAGCGGACCCTATAAGCTCTTTAATATGCTGTACGGCGCGCCGCTCACGACGACCATCGACTTTGTGTTGCCCAACCAGCGGTTCGAGTTCGTCCAATGTGGATCGCTCTTCGTCTCCACCCGCGCCACGGTCACGCCGATCACGGACCAGCAATGCCGCATCGACTTCACCGCAGCCTGGAACTGCCTCGGCTGGCTGCCGTTTTCCAAAACCATCTTTCGCTATTTCGCCAACGTGTTCATGAGGCAGGATCGGGAGGCGATGGAGCGCCAAACGGTGGGCTTACGCTACAAGCCGTCCTTGATGCTCATCGACGATGCCGATAAGCCGGCCAAGTGGTACTACAAGTTGAAAGCGGCGCATCTCGCGTCGGTGCAGACAGGACAGCCCCTCGACCATCCGCTCAAGGAGCGGGTCACGCTTCGCTGGAAGAGTTAA
- a CDS encoding DsrE/DsrF/DrsH-like family protein — translation MTIAQMDPSVALADLQASKPERVTIVLLSGDMDRAMAAFIIATGAAAMGMQVTVFFTFWGLNAIRRKGAASSAKDWLRRMFGLLNKGGADSLPLSRFHFGGLGTTMMKKVMKQNRMPGVPELMETALELGVRFIACTTTMGLMGITKDTLIEGIDQFAGVTTYLAEAKQGSVNLFI, via the coding sequence ATGACAATTGCGCAGATGGATCCATCCGTGGCCTTGGCAGATCTACAAGCTTCCAAGCCTGAGAGGGTGACGATCGTGCTGCTGAGCGGCGACATGGATCGAGCGATGGCGGCGTTCATCATCGCTACAGGGGCCGCAGCCATGGGGATGCAGGTCACGGTCTTTTTCACCTTCTGGGGTCTCAATGCCATTCGCCGGAAAGGCGCGGCCAGCTCTGCGAAGGATTGGCTCCGTCGGATGTTCGGCCTGCTGAACAAAGGGGGCGCGGATAGCCTGCCCCTCTCGCGGTTCCATTTTGGAGGGCTGGGCACGACGATGATGAAAAAAGTTATGAAGCAGAACCGGATGCCCGGTGTGCCTGAGCTCATGGAGACGGCGTTGGAGCTGGGGGTTCGCTTCATTGCCTGCACGACGACCATGGGGTTGATGGGCATTACGAAAGATACCCTCATCGAGGGCATCGATCAGTTCGCGGGGGTGACGACCTATCTCGCGGAAGCCAAGCAGGGCAGCGTGAATTTGTTTATCTAG
- a CDS encoding sulfurtransferase TusA family protein, translating into MIQADVKLDTLGYFCPMPIIMTLKKIKELTVGQVLEVVSDDEGIKKDMPAWCDTTGHQMVGLEEEQANSGMIYKAFVKKTK; encoded by the coding sequence ATGATTCAAGCCGATGTGAAACTCGATACGCTGGGGTACTTTTGCCCGATGCCGATTATCATGACCTTGAAGAAGATCAAGGAGCTGACGGTGGGTCAGGTCCTGGAAGTCGTGTCAGACGACGAAGGCATCAAGAAAGATATGCCGGCCTGGTGCGACACGACCGGTCATCAGATGGTCGGGCTCGAAGAAGAACAGGCGAACTCGGGCATGATCTATAAAGCCTTTGTGAAAAAGACGAAGTAA
- the ftcD gene encoding glutamate formimidoyltransferase — protein MMIRPPALLFQCRVGSGVDRIVECVPNFSEGRSRTTVRALVDAVESVPGVWLLDQTMDRDHHRSVLSFAGEPDAVAEAAFRAIRVATDLIDLRKHEGVHPRVGATDVVPFVPVHGVAMQDCIRLAKRLGKRVGTELEIPVFLYEQAATHRDHAPLESVRRGGLQGLAFRMASDPDWTPDFGPPHLHKTAGAMVIGARPPLIAFNVNLRSTDLALARSIAKDIRQSNGGLPHLKAIGVELASRRMVQVAMNLTDHVITPIHVAFEAVRSRAAEQGVAVAGSEVIGLVPQAALVQVAAHSVALEQFDATQVLEARVEARLFGKPAEQASLRKQEPVDVPEQSLADFLESVAAATPIPAGGTVAALVGALAASLGVMGARLSKQRTVERRLSEISLRLRELMQADGEAYQRFVQATKLAKTDKTRPSTLSAALHLATEIPLEIAEQATEAGALLHACSAGVKPRVQSDLTVGLLLAIAAADAGRHTVAGNIKIQHNQRLKLSLLGRMQEMTKRLEELRGLCYTAPLSQGRVRTRKKPVQASPGKVNRREEWKSKSSIITLKKPSKLPKRNSRGKASSEN, from the coding sequence ATGATGATCAGACCTCCGGCTTTGTTGTTTCAATGCCGGGTGGGGTCGGGCGTGGATCGCATCGTCGAATGTGTGCCGAACTTCAGTGAGGGGCGAAGCCGGACGACAGTCCGCGCGCTGGTGGACGCGGTGGAATCCGTGCCGGGGGTCTGGCTGTTGGACCAGACGATGGATCGGGATCACCATCGCTCCGTCTTGAGCTTTGCCGGCGAGCCGGATGCCGTCGCGGAAGCGGCCTTTCGCGCCATTCGCGTCGCGACCGATCTTATCGATCTTCGAAAGCATGAGGGCGTTCATCCACGGGTGGGGGCGACGGATGTCGTGCCCTTCGTGCCGGTGCATGGTGTGGCGATGCAGGACTGTATCCGTCTGGCGAAGCGGTTGGGGAAACGGGTGGGGACTGAGCTGGAGATTCCGGTGTTCCTGTACGAGCAAGCAGCCACGCACCGCGATCATGCTCCGCTGGAATCGGTCCGCCGCGGAGGGTTGCAGGGTCTGGCCTTCCGTATGGCTTCCGATCCGGACTGGACACCGGATTTTGGGCCTCCGCACCTCCACAAGACGGCCGGAGCCATGGTGATCGGCGCGCGACCTCCCTTGATTGCCTTCAATGTCAATCTCCGCTCAACGGATCTGGCTTTGGCCCGCTCCATCGCGAAGGACATTCGCCAATCGAACGGCGGTTTGCCCCATCTCAAGGCGATCGGGGTGGAGTTGGCCAGCCGTCGCATGGTGCAGGTGGCGATGAATCTCACCGATCACGTCATCACGCCGATCCATGTCGCATTCGAAGCGGTCCGGTCCCGCGCAGCCGAGCAAGGCGTGGCGGTCGCGGGAAGCGAAGTGATCGGACTGGTGCCGCAAGCGGCGCTGGTTCAGGTCGCCGCTCATAGTGTGGCGCTCGAACAGTTTGATGCCACGCAGGTGTTGGAGGCAAGGGTAGAGGCTCGGCTGTTTGGTAAGCCGGCAGAGCAGGCCTCGTTGCGCAAACAGGAGCCGGTCGATGTGCCGGAGCAATCGCTCGCGGATTTCCTGGAGTCTGTGGCAGCGGCGACTCCGATTCCGGCCGGCGGCACGGTTGCGGCTTTGGTAGGAGCCCTCGCGGCTTCGCTGGGAGTCATGGGGGCGAGGCTCAGCAAGCAACGGACAGTCGAACGTCGGCTGAGTGAGATTAGCCTGCGGCTGCGCGAGCTGATGCAAGCGGATGGCGAGGCCTATCAGCGATTTGTCCAGGCCACGAAGCTTGCGAAGACAGACAAGACTCGTCCTTCCACCTTGTCTGCGGCGCTCCATCTTGCGACGGAGATCCCGCTCGAAATCGCTGAACAGGCGACGGAGGCGGGGGCTCTGCTCCATGCCTGTTCGGCAGGGGTGAAGCCCCGCGTCCAGTCTGACCTGACGGTTGGATTACTGCTTGCGATTGCCGCAGCGGATGCGGGGCGCCACACAGTCGCAGGAAACATAAAAATACAACACAATCAACGGCTTAAACTGTCTCTTCTTGGCCGAATGCAAGAAATGACAAAGCGTCTTGAGGAACTGAGGGGGCTATGCTACACTGCGCCTCTTAGTCAGGGACGGGTTCGCACGAGGAAAAAACCTGTACAGGCATCGCCTGGGAAAGTAAATAGACGGGAAGAATGGAAATCAAAGTCTTCAATAATAACGTTGAAAAAGCCCTCAAAGTTGCCAAAAAGAAACTCGCGGGGGAAGGCCTCTTCCGAGAACTGA
- the rpsU gene encoding 30S ribosomal protein S21: protein MEIKVFNNNVEKALKVAKKKLAGEGLFRELKRRRFYEKPSVRKKAKEREAQRRRQKWLAKRKPE, encoded by the coding sequence ATGGAAATCAAAGTCTTCAATAATAACGTTGAAAAAGCCCTCAAAGTTGCCAAAAAGAAACTCGCGGGGGAAGGCCTCTTCCGAGAACTGAAGCGTCGGCGGTTTTATGAGAAGCCGAGCGTCAGGAAGAAAGCCAAGGAACGCGAAGCGCAGCGTCGTCGTCAAAAGTGGTTGGCGAAGCGTAAGCCAGAGTAA
- a CDS encoding endonuclease III: protein MRQDQITAALRVVKREIRQWEEPVLGVVSRESNRDPFRILIACLLSLRTKDKTTGEASGRLFALAHQPASMLALPLQKIEQAIYPVCFYRTKAKSIHAICRRLLSDYGGAVPDSIEELVTLSGVGRKTANLVVTVAFGKPGICVDIHVHRISNRWGYVKTKTPEETEEALRRKLPKPHWITFNDLLVPYGQHLCQPVSPFCSQCKLTEYCDRVGVTRSR, encoded by the coding sequence ATGCGCCAGGATCAGATCACGGCTGCGCTTCGAGTCGTGAAGCGCGAGATTCGGCAGTGGGAGGAACCGGTCCTCGGCGTGGTGTCACGCGAGTCGAACCGCGACCCCTTCCGCATCCTCATTGCCTGTCTCCTCAGCCTCAGGACTAAAGATAAAACAACCGGTGAAGCCAGTGGCAGACTCTTCGCCCTGGCGCATCAGCCTGCCTCGATGCTGGCTCTTCCGCTTCAGAAGATCGAACAAGCCATCTATCCCGTCTGTTTCTACCGGACCAAAGCCAAATCGATCCATGCGATTTGCCGCCGCCTGCTGAGCGACTATGGCGGCGCAGTGCCCGATTCCATCGAGGAATTGGTTACGCTGTCCGGGGTCGGCAGGAAAACGGCGAATTTGGTGGTGACGGTCGCATTCGGCAAGCCCGGTATCTGCGTGGATATCCACGTGCATCGCATCAGCAATCGCTGGGGCTATGTAAAGACGAAGACGCCGGAGGAAACGGAAGAAGCCCTACGACGGAAGTTGCCGAAGCCTCACTGGATCACGTTCAACGATCTGCTCGTCCCCTACGGCCAACATCTCTGCCAGCCGGTCTCGCCCTTTTGTAGCCAGTGCAAACTTACTGAATATTGCGATCGAGTTGGAGTAACGCGCTCGCGCTGA